tgtaatttaaggaatttaacTGTTAACTCTATTTGCGAATGGTGCTGCTTGTTTTGGGTCTACGTCGGCAATTATAACTTTGAAGATTAAGATGTACCTAATGTAATTTACTATCTGAATTTTAAACTGTCGATTAAACATTTGGATTCTCTATCCAATAAGATCACTTCTCgaattttctaattaaattgCAATACctgcattttattttaatccaaCTGCAAAAAGAAATCATGGATTTTTTCTCGCAATGTCATTTGCATATTGCCAGCGTTCCGCTCGCAATGGCCTTTTACTAATCCAATTAGACGATAGCAACTCGCTTTTAAGAACTTCACAATGTCTGCCATTTTGAATAGAAAACTCTAGAATGTAATCAGAGGGCGTTTCTGAGTTAACAACATTTGGCTCTGAAATGGGactgttctatttttaaaattgtgcttggaattttttttaaattaagattttttctttttctaaatAAAGCAACGGTGTCAATTCTGTTATACCAGTAATCAAATTATCATCACTGCGATCTTTGTAAGTTCCCCGaatgaaaaaatacaattaaacagTCGCCATTAGAGACGTTGTTCTTTTTATAATTGATGCAAACCAATTTCGCAAATGCTTTTAAAATTCTTCACCGCAAACCATGCTAGGGAAGTAATgccaaaacaaaaaagaaagagGTCGGAACACGGCCGCCGTGTAATTATTCCGAAAGCTAATGTGCCACTTGTTTATCCCCAGACTAATTAAGAGAAGGAagagttttaaaaaatacagtaacaaaGCATTCGGTGAATCAAGCATTCATGAAATTGGATGGGTAacggtcaaattatcattttggCTGTCTCGTCTTTTTAAAATTGCTTCCTTACTATCCGCgaattcttttttaatttttataaaagatGCACCGCTATGTCATAATTTGTTGGAGTCGCGCAGGGGTCATTTTTTGATCCctaattgtttattattcacAAGTAAGCCTCATAAGAAATGTCACTATCAAAGAAGTAAGTAATTACTTCCAATTATTACAATAGGACGTATAAATGTAACTATGGACAATTAAACTCGAACGAATTCAAAGCGGGAACTAATATTAATTACCCGGAGTTTGCTAACTACCGTAACTACTAAGTTGGAAATTGCCGTACTAAATGCAGGTAAAAGTTTGGGTTAACAAACTTCCAGGCTCTATTAGCGATGAATTAACCAGGTTCGGGTGAGGTGACAAATCGCGGTCGTACGTCTTGACGTTGActaattgtcggccatttaatTTCGCGGgtgtaattataaataaaatttcgaCGATAAATTGTTTGGGGTACATTAATCAAGAAGTTGGGACACTGATTAAAATGCCGTTCGTGGAACTATTCGGGAAGTTgatattgtttataatttagACGTGGAGGGTCGGAGGGATCAGGTGCCGGGAAATGCACCGCCCTCACTCGAAGGTGTGTCGGCTGAGTGTATTGGGTTAAACgtgttaataatttatattgtcAACAACGTTTTGCAACTCTAATGTATTAACTTACTTAGCATGTTAAGCATTTGACTCAATTTTGTTGATTTACATTTGGGGATTTGTCTGAATTTACCTGTCTATCAATTCTTTTTCTCTGTTGTATCGATTTTAGTAATGATTTTGAACAATCAGATTGATTTCTGAAATATTCTGAAACGAGAGACAAGACGATTTATATGTAATGTGTAATTCTCTAAAAGAGATTCCAACTCAAAAATCGACTGAGTCAATGAACAATTTctgcaacaaaaaattaaacaagaaaATCCGTCGAGCCTATAAACACATAACAGCACGAACATGTGCCCAATAACTAACCCAACCCTTACATCGACCGTCTCTTTCTGGTCCTTTAAATTTATATGCCCTCTCCTTCCCACCCACGACACGCAGGGTACCGGCGAATCTATGCGCTTGAATCACAGACGGGCCCACCCTTGTCTCAAATGAACTGGGGAGAAattcttaggtaggtatgtcTGATGAAGATCGAAGATGTCGGAGGTTTTATGGGTGGTAAAAAGCGGAGATTAGATTTGGATATTTCAAGTTTGAACTTGTCTTCTGACCTTATGTGTGAGATAAAATGGAGATTCTTTATTGGTCTAGAATCTAGATGAAATCAAATTAAGGCTCTACGCGCACTGAACGTTAGTTTGGTCTTTAAAAATCTCTAATAATAAGACTCTATTATCTGAgagtatcataaaaaaaaatcatgcagTTTTGAACGACCTACATGCGTAGATACCTATTTTCAGTATTTAGAAGTTATGTCTTGACAACTGTCAGAACTATCACTGCACATTATGAACAATATGGGTTCAtgcagatacatattaagtccTTTTCTTCAGACTGAAAGTCTGACCCTCACAATTTTAAAACTATGTATTACAATAattgttaaattatttatacctactcatTTCTACTGATAGAGGTATCAGTTGacactaataataaaacaaggGTACTATTTAATTACTCAGTAAGTGGTTTCTGGTAAACCTCTGCAATATTGTTGCAACACCGTTTATATGGAAACTGGCGATAATAGTGGCAAATTGATAATATTAAATAGGAGTCGTATGTTGTTATTTTGTATGATTTCAGCACGATTGGGATCATAATATGAGAAAGTAACTGCTTACTTGGTGATCAGTGCAGTTTCTATGTCATAGAGAAAAAAGAGAGCAATAAAATATAGACACCTAAggatattttcaaaattatccCCAGATTTTTGTATGACGGCCTTGTCGCTTTTGTGATGGATTTTGCCAGATGCAACTGAAAATTGTTTAAATGACACACAAAACAAGTGTTTCAATGAAGAAAAGATGAAATAGATGTGTCCTTTATTTAGAACTAGCGGCCCgtcccggcttcgcacggttgcaatggaatttTTCGACTTTTCTcgtctatctattaaaaaaaccgcatcaaaatccgctgcgtagttttaaagatctaaaaGCATACATAGGGAGAGACAGATACGATTTTACAATATGTGTATAAGTGTGTGTGTAATAGTGACAATTTCTTCTTAGTTAGGACTAATATGACAGAAATTTAACCGCTTTTGGCCATAAATGACAACAGCCCATGAAATCATAAGAGCACTTGCGGGTTAAGAATACGGTCGAATCTTACGGTGGTTAAGTGTTAGTGAGACAGCGAGATGGCGGCCGCACCATCTTATATTCATGAAGGGCCTTCGCGAAAATACGGCTTGTAAGTTCGGCAAGCAAGAACTTTCAACTGTTAACCGTAAGATGTGGAGTCCTTCAGTTCAGTCAGCTTcagttttttgtaataaggccatTTTAGTTATCTtgaataaaatagatttcgTGCCACATTAGTCGTATTGCGCAATTGACTATGAATCATAATAATTAAGGGCCCTTTCAAAATTAGAAAGAATcgtttttttgcgggacactgcaaacggaatATTTAAACTACCAAAGGGGATACTGGAACAAACAGTACGTGCACGGGATGACCCCGTGGAAAATAGCACTAAGTCAACAGCTTGCCATCCGCCACGGCCGTGTGTACGTGTAACCCAATCGCCGCTATAACGTTACCGCAGACGACTCCAGCGCATCGCCTCCATTTACGCGATTATTATAAAACACCCGTCTTAGGTGTTAATGCACATTAATTATGGCAAGACTTACCCCACGGGGAAGGGAGGCCTGACACTCCCAACTTTGGGTAAGTAAATGCTTCACAAAGTTCGCTTTGAATTATCGTCAAGATTATTGTCTGGGCGGTTGATTATGTTCAAACTTGAAGTAATGGGAAGGGATTAGTCAATTTTGTGAAGAATTTGAAATATCAGTCATCAAGTAAAACTTTTTATATCTGTCACCGTCACATTTTAAACTCCGTCAACCGTGATAACATCTTATCGGTGAGTTTAGACTACAAATGTATGAGCTTTTCACgtaaaatgcataaaatggcgcgataaaagcttatcgtAGCGCATATTTCATGCTATTCCTACTGTTTACAATATAACCCGTGAGATTATAAACTAACAGACAGTTACCTTTACAATTACCGTGGCATATAAATCGAATATGGCCTAtcctacataatacattacataacccaaaataatattattgtttgtcaCGTTTTCagtgattttatttaatatcagCGATTAATGGaattcttataaaataaatcaGATATAGTTGAATTAGGAAATTCAAGATTTAATAAATCAGGACTTGAGTGAGTGATGTGTGGATTTGGATTAACGATAATCCACGCGTTAATATATCATCGTATTAAAATTCTGTGATTACGCATCAAATTGgaaactaaatattttgtattttcagCAGAATATCAAAAATACTGAGTTACTTATGAATCCATAgtaaaaagtgtttatttatcATGAGTCAAACCTTCCTAAAGTTTTGGTAGCTTTTAAAAGTAGTATTGCAAATTGATTTGATTcaccaataaaaataaacatttgacAAGATAGACAGATTAGAAATTTTTAACGACAAAAACAGTAGGGCCTTGTTGTTGAAGAAAGCAAACGACGACTTATATGTAACTCTTTATCAAGTTAGTATTTTTGGACCCTaaacaaaaaaatcatataaaatattCTTTCAAGTAATATGCTTGACATCACGCGTTATCACTTAAATAGTTTAGTTAAGTGTAGAGTCACTTTTTGTCAATTGTTACTGTAACTTAAAGTCCAGTTAATAAGGTGTTATGGAGGGAAATGCGTGGAACATAATTTCTGACTTCGTGATTTAGGAAGTGGACATAtcaaaaagtcataaagtcatagttaaataaaatataacataaaatatcagTCTGTCATCCACTATACAACTAAACCTACCTGTATGGATGTACGTGTGCTTCTTCATATCCGACTTCTGGTGGAACCGCTTCCCGCAGTACTGGCACGGGTAGGGCCTGGTGTCGGAGTGGATGAGCAGGTGAGTGGACAGAGTACTGGACCTCTTGAAGGTCTTCCCGCACTGCTTGCACTCGAACACCTTCTCAACGCTGTGCACCGCCCTGGAAGCGGGAGGTTTATCAGATGGGAGTTTTGTGGTGGGTTAAAAcatcaaatcaaatcttttatttataCAAGTAGGCTCCCAtagagcacttttacacatcATCAATGTAACCTGCTGAAGTAGCAAAGGGCAGGGCACAtattacgcagaactgacgaccgATAGAGCAGCAAGGATCTGAAGTGGAGACCACGtatcggaaagcgcagcgtaggatgtccacccacaaggtggacgacctcataaaagtagcaggaaggcgctggatgcaggccgctaccaaccggctattgtggaaatcattgggggaggcctatgtaccTGTGTACGTACTACAATCCCACTACTGGACGAGTCTCTCCTCAAACCGTGCCAGTTATGCTTAATGCCTGATATTCTAacgcaaataaatgttttagtaTAGGCAGACTCATATTGATATTAATTTACCTATCACGACGTTATCTTAGATAACAACAATAAACAATAACTACTGTCCAGTACTACTAGTAATGGGTATGAACACCACTTGACTGACCTGTGTTGACTCAAGCTGATCTCGTGTCCAAACGTCTTACTGCACAGTTCACAAGCAAAAGGTCGCTTTCCGTTATGGGACCTTCTTGCATGGACCTCCAATCCGTGGGGTGTGCTGAACATCTTCTCGCACTTGACACAGGAATACACATCTCCGATCGGCAACGGTCTTGACAAAGGACTTTGAGCGCCAAGCACAGCTGCCCGAAGCCTGAGAAACTCCGGCCCTGCTGCCTGCACCGCATGAAGGTAGAAATTACTATACCCTCCCCAAGGCAGACCCAAACTGCCCGCATCTCTCAAAAACTCCGCGAATGGCAACGGGGGATATAAATACGGCCTTTGCGGTTGCACTCTCGGAGCATCAGGTCGTAAGAGAACGCTCATGGAAAACGCTTCGGATCTCTTCGGAGGTGACGAGGAATCTGGAGGTCTTCGTGGAGAAGATGGAGGGGAATCCACTTCCAGTTCAGGGGAAGATGAGCGGACCGATCTTGGGGATTGAGGCGATGGCGCCCAGCATGGACTGTCACATCGCGATCCTGGAGAAACGTTTTCGGTTCTTTGGTCATTGTTGTGGTCATCTTCGTCTTCATTGGTCTTATCGCCGACCAGACGATTGATGCCGAACTTGATTTCATCTGTAAATAAAAGGGCTGAATAAGTACTCGTAAATGGACT
This genomic interval from Ostrinia nubilalis chromosome 3, ilOstNubi1.1, whole genome shotgun sequence contains the following:
- the LOC135088367 gene encoding zinc finger protein Gfi-1b isoform X2, which produces MEISAMPPMPLDFSMVRSGSGSPAMREGSPRPVSNSAFRVVTPKGVSASEALRNGICQSLWGASANRPEPRLASPPPAQSQDTFSARDEIKFGINRLVGDKTNEDEDDHNNDQRTENVSPGSRCDSPCWAPSPQSPRSVRSSSPELEVDSPPSSPRRPPDSSSPPKRSEAFSMSVLLRPDAPRVQPQRPYLYPPLPFAEFLRDAGSLGLPWGGYSNFYLHAVQAAGPEFLRLRAAVLGAQSPLSRPLPIGDVYSCVKCEKMFSTPHGLEVHARRSHNGKRPFACELCSKTFGHEISLSQHSVEKVFECKQCGKTFKRSSTLSTHLLIHSDTRPYPCQYCGKRFHQKSDMKKHTYIHTGEKPHKCQVCGKAFSQSSNLITHSRKHTGFKPFACELCGRAFQRKVDLRRHRETQHADLRPPQQHMQPPHTDVHSMHAPEMHSVAEHRLDLRPPHPELRPPHPDFRAHMSNPVPPLQPLPS
- the LOC135088367 gene encoding zinc finger protein Gfi-1b isoform X1 — protein: MEISAMPPMPLDFSMVRSGSGSPAMREGSPRPVSNSAFRVVTPKGVSASEALRNGICQSLWGASANRPEPRLASPPPAQSQDTFSARDEIKFGINRLVGDKTNEDEDDHNNDQRTENVSPGSRCDSPCWAPSPQSPRSVRSSSPELEVDSPPSSPRRPPDSSSPPKRSEAFSMSVLLRPDAPRVQPQRPYLYPPLPFAEFLRDAGSLGLPWGGYSNFYLHAVQAAGPEFLRLRAAVLGAQSPLSRPLPIGDVYSCVKCEKMFSTPHGLEVHARRSHNGKRPFACELCSKTFGHEISLSQHRAVHSVEKVFECKQCGKTFKRSSTLSTHLLIHSDTRPYPCQYCGKRFHQKSDMKKHTYIHTGEKPHKCQVCGKAFSQSSNLITHSRKHTGFKPFACELCGRAFQRKVDLRRHRETQHADLRPPQQHMQPPHTDVHSMHAPEMHSVAEHRLDLRPPHPELRPPHPDFRAHMSNPVPPLQPLPS